In the Brassica napus cultivar Da-Ae chromosome A7, Da-Ae, whole genome shotgun sequence genome, one interval contains:
- the LOC125576119 gene encoding uncharacterized protein LOC125576119, with protein sequence MAVPRKRKHSGEETLPEKRQKKTIEASKFEEPEKSITALIRLRETKADSKVTRLIRENTAWRIRDHDTKTKEGEVITTKPGRDKIEKQNHGFKDLIAKAREKLQEKRQFDDRNTDIASQRIAARLALDQIVETDDDFDDHLKYHTELQNLGCHFIRDQVSCLKMFSLLSRNDYDIDSKYVKVSV encoded by the exons ATGGCGGTTCCAAGGAAACGCAAACACTCTGGTGAAGAGACTCTACCTGAAAAGAGACAAAAGAAGACCATCGAAGCTTCTAAATTTGAAGAACCGGAGAAATCAATCACAGCTTTGATCAGACTTCGTGAAACAAAGGCGGATTCAAAGGTTACGCGACTGATCCGTGAGAATACGGCTTGGAGAATTCGTGATCACGATACAAAGACGAAGGAGGGCGAGGTTATTACAACGAAACCAGGCCGTGACAAGATTGAGAAACAAAACCACGGTTTCAAAGACTTGATAGCAAAGGCACGTGAGAAACTGCAAGAAAAGAGGCAGTTTGATGATAGGAACACTGACATTGCAAGCCAGAGGATAGCTGCTCGGTTAGCTCTTGATCAGATAGTAGAAACTGATGATGATTTCGATGATCATCTTAAATATCATACAGAATTGCAAAACCTTGGGTGCCATTTCATCCGCGATCAAGTCAGTTGCTTGAAGATGTTCAGTTTGTTGTCAAGAAACGACTACGACATTGATA GTAAATATGTCAAAGTTTCAGTGTAA
- the LOC106357968 gene encoding protein FAM91A1 isoform X2 gives MWKLNKSIAKDFLPTQPVDFPIDPWWGVCLVNFTIEEFKKLSEDETATIDKICKEEVNAYVLFDPEVIKGLYQRGLIYFDVPVYQDDRFKVSKLEGFISNREQSYEDPIEELLYAVFVVSNENSTVAELASTLQADLAQLQAAASFVCRLGWAVKLIDPASVLHDKIMPGSPRAILSDEDDTRASYMSADGEAAQNGDNLGTESSGLRSSHVRVAFIVDANITSYLMMGSVSPGLKSHAVTLYEAGKLGHTSIPDLCKDLSTLEGAKFEGELQEFANHAFSLRCVLECLISGGVATDTAVDTMGPGTSINDEAVTLLADVNSPDNSGDSLTSQNSEASMVSDTPHEDPISTERVPESSEHEAAATTLADDTTALTETLSSNLSLENDGKPITVEGPDTSKGNKKRKRYRVDILRCESLASLTPVTLDRLFSRDYDIVVSMVPLPLTTVLPGPSGPVHFGPPSHSSMTQWMKLVLYSTVGTGPLSVILMKGQCLRMLPAPLAGCEKALIWSWDGSSVGGLGNKFEGNLVKGSILLHCLNCLLKCSAVLVQPLSKHDLDSSGRIVTLDIPLPLKNSDGSIPHFADELGLPLEENTKLNSLLTKLANNMELWTVGYIRLLKLFKAKDPAGYFSPDDDEKYEWVPLTVEFGLPLFSPKLCNHICKRIVSSELLQADSLMEQHNAMQCIRKRLKDICAQYQATGPAAKLLYQKEQAKEAPRSKLMNYASGKWNPLVDPSSPISGASSEFQRLKLANRQRCRTEVLSFDGSILRSYTCPVYEAATRTIDENAPSTATKADADEADSREVVLPGLNLLYDGSELHPFDIGACLQARQPVALIAEAAAASAILAPK, from the exons ATGTGGAAGCTGAACAAATCGATTGCGAAAGATTTCTTACCTACTCAGCCTGTGGATTTCCCTATTGACCCTTGGTGGGGTGTTTGCCTTGTTAACTTCACCATAGAAGAGTTTAAG AAACTTTCAGAAGATGAGACGGCCACAATAGATAAAATTTGCAAGGAGGAAGTTAATGCATATGTCCTCTTTGATCCGGAAGTCATAAAAGGTCTATACCAAAGAGGATTGATATATTTTGATGTCCCAGTCTACCAGGATGACCGCTTTAAAG TTTCAAAGCTTGAAGGGTTCATCTCCAACAGAGAGCAGTCTTATGAAGATCCCATTGAAGA ATTACTGTATGCAGTTTTTGTAGTTTCAAATGAGAATTCAACAGTTGCAGAGCTGGCATCCACTTTGCAAGCTGACCTAGCTCAATTACAGGCTGCTGCGTCTTTTGTTTGCCGCTTGGGGTGGGCTGTAAAGCTAATTGATCCGGCTTCTGTGCTTCATGACAAGATTATGCCTGGGTCTCCACGTGCCATCCTCAGTGATGAAGACGATACTCGTGCTTCCTACATGTCTGCTGATGGTGAGGCGGCTCAAAATGGAGATAATTTAGGGACAGAAAGCTCTGGATTACGTTCGAGTCATGTTCGAGTTGCTTTCATAGTCGATGCTAACATAACATCATATCTAATGATGGGTTCTGTCTCACCAG GATTGAAGTCTCATGCTGTAACACTCTATGAAGCTGGAAAGCTCGGGCATACTAGCATCCCGGACCTTTGCAAGGATTTGAGCACATTAGAGGGAGCAAAATTTGAGGGTGAACTGCAAGAATTTGCAAATCATGCCTTTAGCCTTCGTTGTGTTCTGGAATGTTTGATATCTGGTGGAGTTGCTACTGATACAGCAGTTGATACGATGGGACCAGGAACTTCGATTAATGATGAGGCTGTAACTCTTCTTGCTGATGTTAATTCTCCTGATAATTCTGGAGATTCTTTAACCAGCCAAAATAGTGAGGCTTCAATGGTTTCAGATACCCCTCACGAGGATCCCATATCGACAGAGCGTGTCCCTGAAAGCTCTGAACATGAAGCAGCTGCAACTACATTGGCCGATGATACTACTGCCTTGACCGAGACCCTTAGTTCTAACCTAAGCCTTGAGAATGACGGGAAGCCGATCACCGTAGAAGGACCCGACACCAGTAAAGGAAACAAGAAAAGGAAGAGATATCGCGTTGATATTCTTCGTTGTGAAAGTCTGGCTTCTCTAACACCAGTTACTCTAGATCGTTTGTTTTCCCGAGACTACGACATTGTTGTTTCAATGGTTCCTCTTCCACTGACGACTGTTCTACCTGGACCTTCAGGCCCAGTTCATTTCGGTCCTCCCTCCCATTCATCGATGACACAGTGGATGAAACTGGTATTGTATTCAACCGTGGGCACTGGGCCTTTGTCGGTTATCTTGATGAAAGGGCAGTGTCTGCGGATGCTTCCTGCTCCACTAGCTGGCTGTGAGAAAGCTCTCATTTGGTCTTGGGATGGATCTTCGGTTGGTGGCTTAGGAAACAAGTTTGAAGGTAACTTGGTCAAGGGAAGTATACTGTTACACTGTTTGAATTGCCTTCTCAAATGCTCAGCTGTTCTCGTTCAGCCTCTCAGCAAGCATGATCTTGATAGCTCTGGACGAATTGTTACTTTAGATATACCATTACCCCTGAAGAACTCTGATGGTTCTATTCCTCATTTCGCGGACGAGCTTGGACTTCCCCTTGAGGAAAACACAAAGTTGAACTCTCTCTTAACCAAGCTGGCGAACAACATGGAACTGTGGACTGTCGGTTACATCCGCCTTTTGAAACTCTTTAAAGCAAAGGATCCGGCAGGCTACTTTTCTCCAGATGATGATGAGAAGTATGAATGGGTCCCTTTAACCGTGGAGTTTGGTCTGCCACTTTTCAGTCCAAAGCTATGCAACCATATCTGCAAAAGGATCGTCTCATCAGAGTTACTTCAAGCAGATTCGCTCATGGAACAGCACAATGCAATGCAGTGCATAAGGAAAAGGTTGAAAGATATATGCGCACAGTACCAAGCAACAGGTCCAGCTGCTAAACTTCTTTACCAGAAAGAACAAGCAAAGGAGGCTCCTCGTAGTAAGCTCATGAACTATGCAAGTGGCAAATGGAACCCACTCGTGGACCCTTCCTCACCAATCTCAGGTGCCTCGAGTGAATTTCAACGGTTGAAACTAGCTAATCGCCAGCGTTGCCGGACTGAAGTTCTAAGCTTTGATGGTAGCATCCTAAG ATCCTACACTTGCCCTGTATATGAAGCTGCCACTAGGACCATAGACGAGAATGCGCCTTCAACTGCAACAAAGGCAGATGCAGATGAAGCAGATAGCCGAGAAGTGGTTCTTCCAGGACTGAATCTTCTGTATGATGGTTCAGAGTTGCACCCTTTTGACATTGGTGCTTGCCTTCAAGCTCGTCAACCAGTTGCTCTCATTGCAGAAGCTGCTGCTGCATCTGCTATCCTCGCCCCCAAGTAG
- the LOC106357968 gene encoding protein FAM91A1 isoform X1, whose amino-acid sequence MQHTPVTIEDQLISKAVREECPWENLPKRLQSILGSKEEWHRRVIEHCIKKRLLWNTCFACKVCKEGEYYEDMMRYLRKNLALFPYHLAEHVCRVMRISPFRYYCDMIFEVMRNEQPYDSIPNFSAADAFRLTGIGRNEFIDIMNKCRSKKIMWKLNKSIAKDFLPTQPVDFPIDPWWGVCLVNFTIEEFKKLSEDETATIDKICKEEVNAYVLFDPEVIKGLYQRGLIYFDVPVYQDDRFKVSKLEGFISNREQSYEDPIEELLYAVFVVSNENSTVAELASTLQADLAQLQAAASFVCRLGWAVKLIDPASVLHDKIMPGSPRAILSDEDDTRASYMSADGEAAQNGDNLGTESSGLRSSHVRVAFIVDANITSYLMMGSVSPGLKSHAVTLYEAGKLGHTSIPDLCKDLSTLEGAKFEGELQEFANHAFSLRCVLECLISGGVATDTAVDTMGPGTSINDEAVTLLADVNSPDNSGDSLTSQNSEASMVSDTPHEDPISTERVPESSEHEAAATTLADDTTALTETLSSNLSLENDGKPITVEGPDTSKGNKKRKRYRVDILRCESLASLTPVTLDRLFSRDYDIVVSMVPLPLTTVLPGPSGPVHFGPPSHSSMTQWMKLVLYSTVGTGPLSVILMKGQCLRMLPAPLAGCEKALIWSWDGSSVGGLGNKFEGNLVKGSILLHCLNCLLKCSAVLVQPLSKHDLDSSGRIVTLDIPLPLKNSDGSIPHFADELGLPLEENTKLNSLLTKLANNMELWTVGYIRLLKLFKAKDPAGYFSPDDDEKYEWVPLTVEFGLPLFSPKLCNHICKRIVSSELLQADSLMEQHNAMQCIRKRLKDICAQYQATGPAAKLLYQKEQAKEAPRSKLMNYASGKWNPLVDPSSPISGASSEFQRLKLANRQRCRTEVLSFDGSILRSYTCPVYEAATRTIDENAPSTATKADADEADSREVVLPGLNLLYDGSELHPFDIGACLQARQPVALIAEAAAASAILAPK is encoded by the exons ATGCAGCACACTCCAGTCACCATAGAGGACCAGTTGATATCGAAAGCTGTAAGGGAAGAATGTCCATGGGAGAACCTCCCTAAGCGACTTCAGTCTATTCTTGGTTCCAAGGAGGAATGGCATAGAAG GGTTATTGAGCATTGTATTAAAAAGAGACTCCTTTGGAATACGTGTTTTGCTTGTAAAGTTTGCAAAGAAGGTGAATATTATGAAGATATGATGCGTTACTTGCGCAAGAATCTGGCG CTGTTTCCTTATCACCTTGCGGAGCATGTTTGCCGTGTGATGAGGATATCACCTTTCAGATACTACTGTGATATGATATTTGAAGTCATGCGAAATG AGCAACCTTACGACAGTATCCCAAACTTCAGTGCGGCAGATGCTTTCAGGCTTACGGGCATAGGGAGAAATGAATTCATTGATATTATGAATAAATGCAGATCTAAG AAAATTATGTGGAAGCTGAACAAATCGATTGCGAAAGATTTCTTACCTACTCAGCCTGTGGATTTCCCTATTGACCCTTGGTGGGGTGTTTGCCTTGTTAACTTCACCATAGAAGAGTTTAAG AAACTTTCAGAAGATGAGACGGCCACAATAGATAAAATTTGCAAGGAGGAAGTTAATGCATATGTCCTCTTTGATCCGGAAGTCATAAAAGGTCTATACCAAAGAGGATTGATATATTTTGATGTCCCAGTCTACCAGGATGACCGCTTTAAAG TTTCAAAGCTTGAAGGGTTCATCTCCAACAGAGAGCAGTCTTATGAAGATCCCATTGAAGA ATTACTGTATGCAGTTTTTGTAGTTTCAAATGAGAATTCAACAGTTGCAGAGCTGGCATCCACTTTGCAAGCTGACCTAGCTCAATTACAGGCTGCTGCGTCTTTTGTTTGCCGCTTGGGGTGGGCTGTAAAGCTAATTGATCCGGCTTCTGTGCTTCATGACAAGATTATGCCTGGGTCTCCACGTGCCATCCTCAGTGATGAAGACGATACTCGTGCTTCCTACATGTCTGCTGATGGTGAGGCGGCTCAAAATGGAGATAATTTAGGGACAGAAAGCTCTGGATTACGTTCGAGTCATGTTCGAGTTGCTTTCATAGTCGATGCTAACATAACATCATATCTAATGATGGGTTCTGTCTCACCAG GATTGAAGTCTCATGCTGTAACACTCTATGAAGCTGGAAAGCTCGGGCATACTAGCATCCCGGACCTTTGCAAGGATTTGAGCACATTAGAGGGAGCAAAATTTGAGGGTGAACTGCAAGAATTTGCAAATCATGCCTTTAGCCTTCGTTGTGTTCTGGAATGTTTGATATCTGGTGGAGTTGCTACTGATACAGCAGTTGATACGATGGGACCAGGAACTTCGATTAATGATGAGGCTGTAACTCTTCTTGCTGATGTTAATTCTCCTGATAATTCTGGAGATTCTTTAACCAGCCAAAATAGTGAGGCTTCAATGGTTTCAGATACCCCTCACGAGGATCCCATATCGACAGAGCGTGTCCCTGAAAGCTCTGAACATGAAGCAGCTGCAACTACATTGGCCGATGATACTACTGCCTTGACCGAGACCCTTAGTTCTAACCTAAGCCTTGAGAATGACGGGAAGCCGATCACCGTAGAAGGACCCGACACCAGTAAAGGAAACAAGAAAAGGAAGAGATATCGCGTTGATATTCTTCGTTGTGAAAGTCTGGCTTCTCTAACACCAGTTACTCTAGATCGTTTGTTTTCCCGAGACTACGACATTGTTGTTTCAATGGTTCCTCTTCCACTGACGACTGTTCTACCTGGACCTTCAGGCCCAGTTCATTTCGGTCCTCCCTCCCATTCATCGATGACACAGTGGATGAAACTGGTATTGTATTCAACCGTGGGCACTGGGCCTTTGTCGGTTATCTTGATGAAAGGGCAGTGTCTGCGGATGCTTCCTGCTCCACTAGCTGGCTGTGAGAAAGCTCTCATTTGGTCTTGGGATGGATCTTCGGTTGGTGGCTTAGGAAACAAGTTTGAAGGTAACTTGGTCAAGGGAAGTATACTGTTACACTGTTTGAATTGCCTTCTCAAATGCTCAGCTGTTCTCGTTCAGCCTCTCAGCAAGCATGATCTTGATAGCTCTGGACGAATTGTTACTTTAGATATACCATTACCCCTGAAGAACTCTGATGGTTCTATTCCTCATTTCGCGGACGAGCTTGGACTTCCCCTTGAGGAAAACACAAAGTTGAACTCTCTCTTAACCAAGCTGGCGAACAACATGGAACTGTGGACTGTCGGTTACATCCGCCTTTTGAAACTCTTTAAAGCAAAGGATCCGGCAGGCTACTTTTCTCCAGATGATGATGAGAAGTATGAATGGGTCCCTTTAACCGTGGAGTTTGGTCTGCCACTTTTCAGTCCAAAGCTATGCAACCATATCTGCAAAAGGATCGTCTCATCAGAGTTACTTCAAGCAGATTCGCTCATGGAACAGCACAATGCAATGCAGTGCATAAGGAAAAGGTTGAAAGATATATGCGCACAGTACCAAGCAACAGGTCCAGCTGCTAAACTTCTTTACCAGAAAGAACAAGCAAAGGAGGCTCCTCGTAGTAAGCTCATGAACTATGCAAGTGGCAAATGGAACCCACTCGTGGACCCTTCCTCACCAATCTCAGGTGCCTCGAGTGAATTTCAACGGTTGAAACTAGCTAATCGCCAGCGTTGCCGGACTGAAGTTCTAAGCTTTGATGGTAGCATCCTAAG ATCCTACACTTGCCCTGTATATGAAGCTGCCACTAGGACCATAGACGAGAATGCGCCTTCAACTGCAACAAAGGCAGATGCAGATGAAGCAGATAGCCGAGAAGTGGTTCTTCCAGGACTGAATCTTCTGTATGATGGTTCAGAGTTGCACCCTTTTGACATTGGTGCTTGCCTTCAAGCTCGTCAACCAGTTGCTCTCATTGCAGAAGCTGCTGCTGCATCTGCTATCCTCGCCCCCAAGTAG